A genomic region of Eucalyptus grandis isolate ANBG69807.140 chromosome 5, ASM1654582v1, whole genome shotgun sequence contains the following coding sequences:
- the LOC120293405 gene encoding uncharacterized protein LOC120293405, which yields MQPTWNLWLHLGSTLVFSPGEKSMRQMAQAKGGEHDGDGPEFA from the coding sequence ATGCAACCAACATGGAATCTGTGGCTGCATTTGGGGAGCACCCTCGTGTTCTCTCCCGGCGAGAAATCCATGAGGCAAATGGCGCAGGCTAAGGGCGGCGAACACGATGGCGACGGGCCTGAGTTTGCATAA
- the LOC104445824 gene encoding uncharacterized protein LOC104445824, whose translation CTRTRTHPRVPVRQAKAVKAVEEEELISIGSAASSSSDPLSFHFILCSQRERERERERDEEGRGGIGRGGWLEGLMKEKFFGVCGFHEDRRKSEKNIFCLRCCLSICPHCLPSHPSHPLLQVRRYVYHDVIRLGDLEKLIDCSYIQPYTINGAKVIFLSQRAQSRACKGSTNFCFNCDRILQEPFHFCSLSCKVNHLVHRAGEDVSSILYKFDESDFAISQFEGLRMESSSSEIVDEDGQITPNSILENPLQYKAGSSSSEDPHLMRRKKKKSGGFLPGMVLSLSNRRKSAPQRAPFS comes from the exons TGTACTCGCACACGCACACACCCACGCGTTCCTGTGCGCCAAGCAAAAGCGGTCAAAGCAGTGGAAGAGGAGGAGCTTATTAGCATTGGTTCAGCAGCGTCTTCTTCATCGGACCCCCTCTCGTTTCACTTCATCCTCTGttcccagagagagagagagagagagagagagagagatgaagaaggaagaggagggatCGGGCGGGGAGGGTGGCTGGAGGGGCTGATGAAGGAGAAGTTCTTCGGGGTCTGTGGGTTCCATGAGGATCGACGGAAGAGCGAGAAGAACATCTTCTGCCTGCGCTGCTGCCTCAGCATCTGCCCTCACTGCCTCCCTTCTCACCCCTCCCACCCGCTCCTTCAG GTGAGACGATATGTCTATCATGATGTAATTCGTCTGGGAGATCTGGAAAAATTGATCGACTGCTCCTACATTCAG CCCTATACAATCAACGGTGCCAAGGTGATATTCCTAAGCCAAAGAGCACAGTCAAGAGCTTGCAAAGGATCTACCAACTTCTGCTTCAACTGCGACCGCATTCTCCAGGAACCTTTCCACTTCTGTTCCCTTTCCTGCAAG GTCAATCACTTGGTGCACCGAGCCGGGGAGGACGTGTCGAGCATCTTATACAAGTTCGACGAGTCCGATTTCGCCATCTCCCAGTTTGAGGGACTGAGAATGGAGAGCTCCTCATCAGAGATTGTCGATGAAGATGGGCAGATCACTCCAAACTCCATATTGGAGAACCCATTGCAGTACAAAGCGGGTTCTTCGTCATCGGAGGATCCGCATttgatgaggaggaagaagaagaagagcggcGGATTCCTCCCTGGGATGGTCCTCTCTCTCAGCAACAGAAGAAAGAGCGCTCCACAGAGAGCTcctttttcctag
- the LOC104445823 gene encoding UDP-N-acetylglucosamine diphosphorylase 2: protein MVEAAANAAVVAAPSPPPPPPQALMERLKDYGQEAAFALWDELSPHERQLLVDDIESLDLPRVDRIIRCSLRSQGLPVAALEPVPESDVSTVEGRTMEERERWWKMGLKAISDGKLAVLLLSGGQGTRLGSSDPKGCFNIGLPSGKSLIQIQAERILCVQKLAAQALKEGSGGSPLIRWYIMTSPFTDEPTRKFFESHKYFGLEAEQVTFFQQGTMPCVSKDGRFIMETPYRVAKAPDGNGGVYTALKTSKLLEDMASRGIKYLDCYGVDNALVRVADPTFLGYFMDKGVDAAAKVVRKAYPQEKVGVFVRRGKGGPLTVLEYSELDPTLASAINQETGRLRFCWSNVCLHMFTLDFLNQVANGLEKDSIYHLAEKKIASIHGQTAGLKLEQFIFDAFPYAPSTALFEVLRDEEFAPVKNANGSNFDTPDSARLLVLRLHTRWVVAAGGFVTHSVPLYATGVEVSPLCSYAGENLEAICRGRTFHAPCEIAF from the exons ATGGTGGAAGCCGCCGCCaacgccgccgtcgtcgccgcgccatcgccgccgccgccgccgccgcaggcGCTGATGGAGAGGCTCAAGGACTACGGCCAGGAGGCCGCCTTCGCCCTCTGGGACGAGCTCTCGCCTCACGAGCGCCAGCTCCTCGTCGACGACATCGAG AGCTTGGATCTTCCGAGAGTGGATCGGATCATTCGATGCTCGCTCAGATCTCAAG GTCTGCCGGTGGCGGCATTGGAGCCCGTTCCGGAAAGCGACGTGTCCACTGTGGAAGGGAGGACcatggaggaaagagagaggtgGTGGAAGATGGGGCTGAAGGCGATCTCGGATGGGAAATTGGCGGTGTTGCTTCTCTCCGGTGGTCAG GGAACAAGACTTGGAAGTTCAGATCCCAAAGGATGCTTTA ACATTGGACTGCCATCTGGCAAGTCACTTATCCAAATTCAAGCAGAACGAATCTTGTGTGTTCAGAAGTTGGCTGCTCAAGCTCTCAAAGAGG GTTCTGGTGGTTCTCCACTGATACGTTGGTACATAATGACCAGTCCATTTACTGATGAGCCCACACGCAAATTTTTTGAGAGCCATAAATACTTTGGTCTTGAAGCTGAGCAA GTCACCTTCTTCCAGCAAGGTACCATGCCATGTGTCTCGAAAGATGGAAGATTTATCATGGAGACTCCTTACAGA GTAGCTAAAGCTCCCGATGGTAATGGTGGAGTATATACag CTTTGAAAACTTCCAAACTTCTCGAAGATATGGCATCGAGAGGGATTAAATATTTGGATTGTTATGGAGTTGACAATGCATTG GTACGTGTGGCTGATCCTACTTTCTTGGGTTATTTCATGGACAAAGGTGTAGATGCTGCGGCTAAAGTTGTCCGTAAG GCGTACCCACAAGAGAAGGTAGGCGTGTTTGTAAGGCGTGGTAAAGGTGGACCACTTACAGTCCTTGAATATAGTGAGCTGGATCCAACACTTGCTTCTGCAATCAATCAGGAAACTGGACGGCTTCGTTTTTGCTGGAGTAAT GTTTGTTTACACATGTTCACCCTTGATTTTCTCAACCAGGTCGCAAATGGCCTTGAGAAAGACAGTAT CTATCATCTTGCTGAGAAGAAAATTGCTTCAATCCATGGACAAACGGCGGGACTGAAGCTGGAGCAATTCATATTTGATGCATTTCCCTATGCTCCTTCAACTGCACTTTTTGAG GTATTGCGTGATGAGGAGTTCGCGCCGGTGAAAAATGCTAATGGATCAAATTTTGACACACCAGACAGTGCAAGGCTGCTGGTTCTCCGGCTTCATACTCGTTGGGTTGTTGCTGCTGGAGGCTTTGTAACACATTCAGTGCCGCTCTATGCTACTG GTGTGGAGGTATCCCCGTTGTGTTCATATGCTGGAGAAAATCTTGAGGCTATATGTCGGGGGAGGACCTTTCATGCGCCTTGTGAGATTGCATTTTAG